AAAACTATATCACATTGCCTAAATgcaaatatgtatatatattatatatatttatttaatgcTATTCTGCGTGTATTATAATTAGAAGCATAATTATACTAATAAAAACGagcatttatatttttatatataaaaaaaacactgTAAgacattttaatatattaaacgATATTTTAATCTAAGGTCAATAATAGATTTCCTAcgttaatatattattcagTATAAgcttaaataataatatctGTGCTATGCATAATCcacataaattatttgttcTACTATGAAAACggattttaaaaaattataaattccATTTATgattgtatatatgtagaaagctatataaatttatttacacACGTATTTATAGTGTCTACCTATTCAAtcacacaaaaaatattcacttattattttatattaaattatatggatattaaaatttaaaaataaaattcaaaCACAAGCAAGCACTTGTGCTTATATGGGGATATTactaaaagaaaatattatgtatatatttttttaattgaaataaataaaataatgaaaaaaatcaCTACAAAATGAATAGTTTATATAATGTTTCTTTGTTTTATTGAAAACGTAGcccttttattttatagataaaactgccttttatattatgaacataatgcatataaatatacacatgGGCGCATATCTATGTAAGTAtttaatcatataaataaaaaagaaaggcGTTATATATGTGCAATGTATGTACAAAAAACGAAATgacttttatattttttgatcaTTTTCGtgaactttttttttgtttcctCTTTTCCGCATTTTATAATCCTATAAGATCTTAAGGgcgtaatttttttatagcaTATAGaacttttttaaaacgCTGTTGAGCAAGCATTTTACAAatactttattattaatattttggaCTATATGCgcatatatgtatagatatataatattcatacatatattCAGATAcgaatatattatattaaataattattttcgcATAAATTACttcatattattcataaGGAATACAGctatattttgaataattaAACAGATAGCataaagttatatatatatacatgtattttaaaaaaatcacGCAGTATGAAAACTGCAACacgcatatatatataaactttaataatatggataatttatttgaaaaaaatactaaatTAACTTTAATAAAGgtttatgcatataagtacatatatatggacgattttttggaaatatataatcatacatgtatatataacacttaaaaattataactaTATAACATACATGCATGCATTTTAATTtccatataatttttattttattaaaaagtcACACATGTGGCTTAGTTTGCttgaatttatataaattctatgaattataaaaaaaaatattaaataacaTTGGTCGATATAACTTTCACGTCTTTATTAGTTTCCAATGTTTTGAGCATTCTCCTGACTATCTTCAGTCCTTTTTTCACTATTTACCTTTGTCAAATAATCAATCAATTCGACATATGGCATTTCTTCCCATGGTTTATCCTTTCCAACAATAGCTAGAGACGTGTTATCAGCATTTAGTTCGGTTTCACTAGAAAGAGAGCATTTCAAAGCTTTTAAACAGTGTATAACCAAATCATCTAATGACGATTCCtcaaataaatgtaaattcTTTTCTAGATAAGTTTTTGATGCATGAGATCTCGCACCAAAGGATATTGCCtcatattcaaaataagATCCATTTGATTTGGtttcaaaaatatgtgGTTCATTAAAATACCCAGATATTATTAATCCAACACCAAAAGCTCTTTTACTACTTTTTTGggtatttttttgatatttatcTGCTACTTTTTTAActaatttttctatattcatattttcatcaaataaaaatttatgagTTAAGCATTCATTTCTCATATATTTGGTCAATACTTTGGCATCCGAAGTTATGCCACTCATGGTTACACCTATATAGTCATCTATTTTAAATAGCTTTTCTTGATGATAAGAAAGTTTACTAATACATTTCTTCAAACCACAAACTACctgtaataaaaaaatatttattgtgttttttttactttgtAAACATGGAAAGTACGGCTCTTTTATGCATTTTCCATATAATTTAGTGTTATTTTCGTCATATTGTTTTAATCATTCTTCCAATTTTCTTATgaatgtttatatatttataaaaaacatttcaATTTCAAAGAaactatacatatatgtaggTGTATATTTTAACCACAAACTCCTTAGATTTTATAGCCACTGCACAAGTTCCTTGTTTTGTTGCTTCATTTGCATATT
This DNA window, taken from Plasmodium berghei ANKA genome assembly, chromosome: 13, encodes the following:
- a CDS encoding proteasome subunit alpha type-1, putative, translating into MYRNLYDTDNIIYSPEGRLYQVEYANEATKQGTCAVAIKSKEFVVVCGLKKCISKLSYHQEKLFKIDDYIGVTMSGITSDAKVLTKYMRNECLTHKFLFDENMNIEKLVKKVADKYQKNTQKSSKRAFGVGLIISGYFNEPHIFETKSNGSYFEYEAISFGARSHASKTYLEKNLHLFEESSLDDLVIHCLKALKCSLSSETELNADNTSLAIVGKDKPWEEMPYVELIDYLTKVNSEKRTEDSQENAQNIGN